From one Nitrospira sp. genomic stretch:
- a CDS encoding type II toxin-antitoxin system Phd/YefM family antitoxin: MITRNGAASAVLLSPEELETLELLADKKLMLSLLRAEENERAQRLVEHESVFGT, translated from the coding sequence ATCATCACTCGAAATGGGGCGGCCTCGGCTGTTCTCCTGTCTCCTGAGGAGCTTGAGACGCTGGAGCTTCTTGCCGATAAGAAGCTGATGCTCTCCCTTCTGAGAGCCGAGGAGAATGAACGGGCTCAACGTTTAGTTGAGCATGAGTCAGTCTTTGGGACTTGA
- a CDS encoding TetR/AcrR family transcriptional regulator: MSIRNPKQQEPSVDQAGVRRVVAVARRQFLAHGFRSVSMDDLAAELGMSKKTLYVSFPSKDALIETVLKDKFREVEADLGQLAREQAADVETALHQFLSCLQRHTAEIQPAFVRDIGRETPELFQLVEQKRRELIRRYFGGLFEDGKKAGMIRSDIPTHLIIEILLGAVQAIMNPPKLMELGLTVEQGYSSVIRLVLEGALVPKEKV, translated from the coding sequence ATGTCGATTCGAAATCCTAAGCAGCAAGAACCATCAGTCGATCAAGCCGGTGTTCGACGAGTGGTCGCTGTAGCACGCCGCCAATTCCTCGCCCACGGCTTTCGCTCCGTGAGCATGGATGACCTCGCTGCCGAATTGGGTATGAGCAAGAAGACCCTCTATGTGTCCTTTCCAAGCAAGGATGCGCTGATTGAGACTGTATTAAAGGACAAATTCAGGGAAGTAGAGGCGGATCTCGGGCAGTTGGCAAGAGAGCAAGCTGCTGATGTCGAGACGGCACTTCATCAATTCCTCAGCTGCCTGCAACGGCACACTGCAGAGATTCAGCCGGCATTCGTCAGAGACATTGGGCGCGAGACTCCGGAACTATTTCAGCTGGTCGAGCAGAAGCGTCGTGAGCTCATCCGACGCTACTTCGGTGGGCTGTTCGAAGACGGGAAGAAAGCCGGCATGATTCGGAGTGATATCCCGACCCACCTCATCATCGAGATTCTATTGGGGGCAGTCCAGGCCATCATGAATCCACCCAAACTAATGGAGCTTGGTCTCACTGTGGAGCAGGGCTATTCGTCCGTCATTCGTCTTGTTCTAGAAGGTGCACTGGTTCCCAAAGAGAAGGTGTGA